One region of Bosea sp. 29B genomic DNA includes:
- a CDS encoding nuclear transport factor 2 family protein produces MTMPERARVDAFIAAVVSGDHVGAIRDFYTDDATMQENANEPRRGREVLMAHEARALERLNKMHTHPPVAVLVDGDHVVVRWIFDAIDKTGVTRRLEELAFQRWRGDRIAEERFFYDTGSAWQVVG; encoded by the coding sequence ATGACAATGCCTGAGCGCGCCAGAGTGGATGCCTTCATCGCCGCAGTGGTCAGCGGCGACCATGTCGGCGCCATCCGCGATTTCTACACCGACGACGCGACCATGCAGGAGAACGCCAACGAGCCGCGCCGCGGCCGCGAGGTTCTGATGGCGCATGAGGCGCGGGCGCTGGAGCGGCTCAACAAGATGCACACGCATCCGCCCGTCGCGGTGCTGGTCGACGGAGACCATGTCGTCGTACGCTGGATCTTCGACGCGATCGACAAGACAGGCGTGACGCGCCGGCTCGAAGAGCTCGCCTTCCAGCGCTGGCGCGGCGACCGCATCGCCGAAGAGCGCTTCTTCTACGATACCGGAAGCGCCTGGCAGGTGGTCGGGTAG
- the cysD gene encoding sulfate adenylyltransferase subunit CysD, with the protein MIQLSHLQKLEAEAIFIIREVAATCEKPVLLYSIGKDSAVLLHLVMKAFYPGKPPFPLLHVDTTWKFRDMIAFRDQTASRLGLDLIVHVNEEGVRAGVNPFASGSRLHTDVMKTQGLKQALDRYGFDAAFGGARRDEEKSRAKERVFSLRSAQHRWDPKNQRPEPWRLFNTRKAQGESFRVFPLSNWTEKDVWDYIALENIPVVPLYFAAPRPVVRRNGAWIMRDDERMELLPGEKLETRMVRFRTLGCYPLTGAVESEAANLTDIIAEMRASRSSEREGRVIDHDGSGSMEQKKQEGYF; encoded by the coding sequence GTGATCCAGCTCAGTCATCTGCAGAAGCTCGAAGCCGAGGCGATCTTCATCATCCGCGAGGTCGCCGCGACCTGCGAGAAGCCTGTGCTGCTCTATTCGATCGGCAAGGACTCCGCTGTCCTGCTGCATCTCGTCATGAAGGCCTTCTACCCCGGCAAGCCGCCATTCCCGCTGCTTCATGTCGATACGACCTGGAAGTTCCGGGATATGATCGCCTTCCGCGACCAGACCGCCAGCCGGCTCGGGCTCGACCTGATCGTGCATGTCAACGAGGAAGGTGTACGCGCCGGCGTGAATCCGTTCGCCTCCGGCTCGCGGCTCCATACCGACGTGATGAAGACGCAAGGGCTGAAGCAGGCCCTCGACAGATACGGCTTCGACGCGGCCTTCGGTGGCGCCCGTCGCGACGAGGAGAAGAGCCGCGCCAAGGAGCGTGTGTTCTCGCTGCGCTCGGCCCAGCACCGCTGGGATCCGAAGAACCAGCGGCCGGAGCCCTGGCGGCTGTTCAACACGCGCAAGGCCCAGGGCGAGAGCTTCCGCGTCTTCCCGCTCTCCAATTGGACCGAGAAGGACGTCTGGGACTACATCGCGCTCGAGAACATCCCGGTCGTGCCGCTGTATTTCGCCGCGCCGCGTCCGGTGGTCCGCCGCAACGGCGCCTGGATCATGCGTGACGACGAGCGCATGGAGTTGCTGCCCGGCGAGAAGCTTGAAACCCGCATGGTCCGCTTCCGCACGCTCGGCTGCTACCCGTTGACCGGGGCGGTCGAGAGCGAGGCGGCGAACCTCACCGACATCATCGCCGAGATGCGGGCGTCACGCTCCTCCGAGCGCGAGGGTCGGGTCATCGACCATGACGGCTCCGGCTCGATGGAGCAGAAGAAGCAGGAAGGCTATTTCTGA
- a CDS encoding M23 family metallopeptidase, whose protein sequence is MQPVRLKRRPDEAASTTSLQPESNTPRRPRSGGGRSGSGRGGLLPWSLAVLAIIGAGVTGYLLYEEKSRVAALQQEQAILQSSYDEKLKALQRRLVSAIVASGNSPGLPAQPGQPAASGKAGDQLADLITRQIELEARQALLGALTGQAVGPILPQGGAQAPGGNQFADGQNVLDRVNPAVLAQQRRQVAAAVKAAETMSLDQRIVILGQSLDRVQNGQNQQLPALGRQLVGRVQEVKTALTEIGLDPAKVKLPPGRPGMGGPLIPITVKPGTFEHALMQLGEARAVFGRWRDLAAIVPFQRPLEGDDSTTSNFGPRSDPFTGGTAMHAGMDFRGETGTPVRAAGAGKVLRAEVAGGYGNLVELDHGNGVTTRYGHLSAFDVKEGQLVAAGQVIGRVGSTGRSTGPHLHYETRLSDEARNPLKFIQTGDKLTVGPSGLR, encoded by the coding sequence GTGCAACCGGTTCGCCTGAAACGACGGCCCGACGAGGCCGCCAGCACGACCTCTCTCCAGCCGGAGAGCAACACGCCGCGGCGTCCACGCAGCGGCGGCGGACGATCGGGATCTGGACGTGGGGGCCTGTTGCCCTGGTCGCTCGCCGTGCTGGCCATCATCGGCGCCGGGGTCACCGGCTATCTGCTCTATGAGGAGAAGAGCCGCGTCGCCGCGCTCCAGCAGGAGCAGGCCATCCTGCAGAGCAGCTATGACGAGAAGCTCAAGGCGCTGCAGCGCCGGCTCGTGAGCGCGATCGTCGCCTCCGGCAATTCACCCGGCCTGCCGGCGCAGCCGGGCCAGCCAGCCGCCTCCGGCAAGGCGGGCGACCAGCTCGCCGACCTGATCACCCGCCAGATCGAGCTGGAGGCCCGCCAGGCCCTGCTCGGCGCGCTGACCGGCCAAGCCGTCGGCCCGATCTTGCCGCAGGGCGGCGCGCAGGCGCCGGGCGGCAACCAGTTCGCCGACGGTCAGAACGTGCTCGACCGCGTCAATCCCGCCGTGCTGGCGCAGCAGCGCCGGCAGGTGGCGGCGGCGGTCAAGGCAGCCGAGACCATGTCGCTCGACCAGCGCATCGTCATCCTCGGCCAGTCGCTCGACCGGGTGCAGAACGGTCAGAACCAGCAGCTCCCGGCGCTCGGGCGCCAGCTCGTCGGCCGCGTGCAGGAGGTGAAGACGGCGCTGACCGAGATCGGGCTCGACCCGGCCAAGGTCAAGCTGCCGCCGGGCCGGCCGGGCATGGGCGGTCCGCTCATCCCGATAACGGTGAAGCCCGGCACATTCGAGCATGCGCTGATGCAGCTCGGCGAGGCGAGGGCGGTCTTCGGCCGCTGGCGCGACCTGGCGGCGATCGTGCCGTTCCAGCGCCCGCTCGAAGGCGACGACAGCACGACCAGCAATTTCGGCCCGCGCAGCGATCCGTTCACTGGCGGCACTGCGATGCATGCCGGCATGGATTTCCGTGGCGAGACCGGCACACCGGTCCGCGCCGCGGGGGCAGGCAAGGTGCTGCGCGCCGAGGTCGCCGGCGGCTATGGCAATCTCGTCGAGCTCGACCACGGCAATGGCGTCACCACGCGCTATGGCCACCTCTCGGCCTTCGACGTCAAGGAAGGCCAACTCGTCGCCGCCGGCCAGGTCATCGGCCGCGTCGGCTCGACCGGCCGCTCGACCGGGCCGCATCTCCATTACGAGACGCGGCTGTCGGACGAGGCGCGCAACCCGCTGAAATTCATCCAGACCGGCGACAAGCTGACGGTCGGGCCGAGCGGGTTGCGTTGA
- a CDS encoding phosphoadenylyl-sulfate reductase encodes MFELQDQAENLNAAFGTSDAAERLAGLVRQIAGRLVFTTSFGLEDQVVTHLIATQNLPIEIVTLDTGRLFGEVHALWAETEARYGITITPFYPRHDAVEAFVLGHGINGFYNSIEARKACCNVRKVEPLGRALAGAAAWITGLRADQSAARGGVALAEADRERGLIKLNPLLDWSRDQALAFAREQDVPLNPLHEKGFLSIGCQPCTRAIQPGEPERAGRWWWEEEAAKECGLHVGPDGRLVRSKPAAEVLA; translated from the coding sequence ATGTTCGAGTTGCAGGACCAGGCCGAAAACCTCAACGCTGCGTTCGGAACGTCGGATGCAGCCGAGCGCCTCGCAGGATTGGTGCGGCAGATCGCAGGCCGCCTCGTCTTCACCACCAGCTTCGGCCTCGAAGACCAGGTCGTCACTCACCTGATCGCGACGCAGAACCTGCCGATCGAGATCGTCACGCTCGATACCGGCCGGCTCTTCGGCGAAGTCCATGCGCTCTGGGCGGAGACCGAGGCGCGCTACGGCATCACGATCACGCCGTTCTATCCGCGTCATGACGCTGTCGAGGCCTTCGTGCTCGGCCACGGCATCAACGGCTTCTACAATTCCATCGAGGCCCGCAAGGCCTGCTGCAATGTCCGCAAGGTCGAGCCGCTCGGCCGAGCGCTCGCCGGAGCTGCCGCCTGGATCACCGGCCTGCGTGCCGACCAGTCGGCCGCGCGGGGTGGCGTCGCACTCGCTGAGGCCGACCGGGAGCGCGGCCTGATCAAGCTGAACCCTCTGCTCGACTGGTCGCGCGACCAGGCGCTGGCCTTCGCCCGCGAGCAAGACGTTCCACTGAACCCGCTGCATGAGAAGGGTTTCCTCTCGATCGGCTGCCAGCCCTGCACCCGCGCCATCCAGCCGGGCGAGCCCGAGCGGGCCGGGCGCTGGTGGTGGGAAGAGGAAGCCGCCAAGGAGTGCGGCCTGCATGTCGGCCCGGACGGCCGGTTGGTGCGGTCGAAGCCGGCCGCGGAGGTTTTGGCGTGA